A DNA window from Drosophila pseudoobscura strain MV-25-SWS-2005 chromosome 2, UCI_Dpse_MV25, whole genome shotgun sequence contains the following coding sequences:
- the Rim gene encoding uncharacterized protein Rim isoform X18 has translation MDDMPDLSHLTPHERMQIENVLMRQKQEEEAQNEIMRRKQDEVVTLEMQIRQRSEQQKKAGVELDATCHICLKTKFADGVGHICHYCNIRCCARCGGKVTLRSNKVIWVCILCRKKQELLSKTGQWINKTGAQQDGFIRRIEPDGSSDISQQAIVDPRDTTDKRPKLERTRSAAEKENLPMQRAGSMLRRQYSQQEQPTNRRLSVSDSGMDPMMSPGQHPHQQQQQHPQQQRGRMQPMNPQQSQQGYGGYGMQQQQQQQQQQQQQRSGGAYPEDDPRYYQGELDGLMKQHPHLAHPSQVQPQHSQQQQQHPQHQQQQQHPQHSQHQQQQHQHQQQQHPQQQQQHPQQQQFAARQQTYQAQIHTPPQSHMQQGQQQQQIHPHSQQSMSMSQQIAGGYQKAPPLTRNLTISGGHAMDSSSYGQQQLQQQQHQQQQNRRPQYASQQQRSFSSSEEEFQNQLLQAQAQAAGAGATVSAGSDYDGNFGGVQGVQKVLSPGDLQIHANASATGYYRRGGGGVGVGGGNGVGGSCIGPGGMSLSHRSHSAAPNDSYHSGGGGGVGGVPSGGPGYGYRSTSPRRGSLSPPDDRYIDYPVLPVHGSPNAPSIYPGSGPSSGVAATSATQQQRFQSRSATATPTGSPKKRQLPQVPQTSRSAMLRDRLGQDFDERLASGSRFGRHRTRQPHHQATYRSTGMGGWERHYTGLSDSDLHSMDARMRPRHSLSPDKDFMGEFGDSDMESVVSVTSSAFSTQSERPRTSRGLSFPRNWRNLFGVRNSFLGGATGTGGPVTGLRMMHPLDAASQRANTIEVDDCDYLSHMAGGGTQQQLLLLEQLEQLQHLAAMAAADSPPISAGLGHGVGMGCGMGMGAPQRVLVTDANSGELVEQFFVEPATAAEESSVIDPLDPLEPLDPHVHLHPHSVYYSPHLSTNHPSFLTPNDMFQRRPNGQTPTASPSATAFAHAYPLPLPLPSFEQFKRITTPVMNLFRSSSPIPNVHAHAHDHAHTVSSSPSSYVGYVRDHLDKSCSHCQNGSQPVVLSTNTALAMPGLTIGACTDPCCLVDAHPHPQHQPIAYPYSAEQLLRRPSLSASMYQPSSSEPSLPTMDPAMCGECVDQHFLGGLTGPQVNLGAVPTYHVHTPTPTAHRRAKAQLAAPPSLPTQSVLRLSRQLSEDALVSSMPISESTAKAQPTSILKKPKLERRRMFHEGQSRSLDYDDLHNKSWGRRRIRYEDEVAQHEAAAYPYPHSYPYPHSSSSPAEGQLPMSRRYGSETNIRQSYMGANVDVHNPLSHSHFLVTDDKIVTITYDSDVGWTRRGVAPSLFRGPHRQQRGAMSLDLQRTNQQKLYGPAAPYLKRRRNLPHPPSAQNAHNFSPMEARDGGSTGMDYTLPQHGGEQRGSGNIGIGVGNGSGGGGGGPHNTNNINSYSNSTTLNQSHHQNHTTITNHHNSQQQQASSVSVSQSHNKKGKEGINAIGGTMASSEQQTKSSSGSGGATSAAAAAGNVVLGGNNANNASSSSFANPPQQHHGVANQPITTNASPNTNTNTNTNINNYNNYMNNNNNNNNRAQSSSTTPHQQQQNTNSTTPMNTTTNDVNNLTHDATNPTQQQQQNTCTNLINNTTTTITTSTTTTNTSSNATNAATTTTTTTTTSTTTTATNATTTATNPTTNTNTNNTNDTNATTTNANADADADADAPLDAIDWDAIDAMLDDDFSEYDKDKNGPEGGAKSTEGGTGGEDKADGSQSDTANDRKKGGTVDQERSPKGGSGMGKKSNSTSQLSATGRKRRMGFGKKGKNSFTVHRSEEVLPGDITRELRGGGGVGVGGAAGGASGTAGGVGGGLSRGSSSEADPIEQFFGDGAGGERFSPSLRNDGALNEFVEGLGPGQLVGRQVLGAPSLGDIQLSMCHQKGFLEVEVIRARGLTQKPSSKMLPAPYVKVYLVSGKNCVDKMKTSTARRTLDPLYQQQLVFKHSYAGCILQITVWGDYGRIEKKVFMGVAQIMLDDLNLSNIVIGWYKLFGTTSLVSCSSIGLGSRRSSLASLDSLKL, from the exons ATGGACGACATGCCCGATCTCTCGCATTTGACCCCCCACGAGCGCATGCAGATCGAGAATGTGCTCATGCggcagaagcaggaggaggaggcacagaACGAGATAATGCG TCGCAAACAGGACGAGGTTGTCACTTTGGAAATGCAAATCAGACAACGCTCCGAGCAGCAAAAGAAGGCCGGCGTCGAGCTGGATGCCACCTGTCACATATGCCTTAAGACCAAGTTTGCCGATGGCGTCGGACACATTTGCCATTACTGCAACATACGCTGCTGTGCCCGTTGCGGCGGCAAGGTGACACTTCGCAGCAACAAG GTGATTTGGGTGTGTATACTCTGCCGCAAGAAGCAGGAGCTGCTCTCCAAGACGGGCCAATGGATCAACAAAACGGGAGCCCAGCAGGACGGTTTTATCCGCCGCATCGAGCCCGACGGCAGCAGC GACATCTCCCAGCAGGCCATTGTGGATCCGCGCGACACGACGGACAAGCGGCCCAAGCTGGAGCGTACGCGCAGTGCCGCCGAGAAGGAGAACCTGCCCATGCAACGGGCTGGCAGCATGCTACGGAGGCAGTACtcgcagcaggagcagcccaCGAATCGCCGTCTGTCCGTCTCGGACAGTGGCATGGATCCCATGATGAGCCCGGGCCAGCAtccgcatcagcagcagcagcagcatccacagcaacagcgagGCCGCATGCAGCCAATGAATccgcagcagtcgcagcaggGATACGGGGGCTAtggcatgcagcagcaacagcagcagcagcagcaacagcagcagcagagatcGGGTGGTGCCTATCCAGAGGATGATCCGCGTTACTATCAG GGCGAACTGGATGGCTTGATGAAACAACATCCCCATCTGGCGCATCCCAGCCAAGTGCAGCCGCAGCAttcacaacagcagcagcaacatccacagcatcagcagcagcagcaacacccaCAACATtcgcagcaccagcagcagcagcatcagcatcagcagcagcaacatccacaacagcagcagcaacatccacagcagcaacaatttgcGGCGCGACAGCAAACGTACCAGGCACAGATACATACTCCACCGCAATCGCACATGCAACaggggcaacaacagcagcagatccatccccattcccagcAGTCGATGTCCATGTCCCAGCAGATAGCTGGTGGCTACCAGAAGGCGCCGCCACTGACCCGAAACCTGACCATCAGCGGGGGACATGCCATGGACAGCAGCTCGTACGGTCAGCAGCaacttcagcagcagcagcaccagcagcagcaaaatcgAAGGCCCCAGTATGcctcacagcagcagcgatccTTCAGCAGCTCCGAGGAGGAGTTCCAGAATCAGCTGctgcaggcccaggcccaggcggCCGGGGCAGGAGCCACTGTCAGTGCGGGCTCCGATTACGATG GTAATTTTGGCGGCGTTCAAGGTGTCCAAAAAGTTCTCTCGCCCGGCGATCTACAGATTCATGCAAAT GCATCTGCCACGGGCTATTATCgacgcggcggcggcggcgttggAGTCGGCGGAGGTAATGGTGTCGGCGGTTCCTGCATTGGACCCGGTGGCATGAGCCTCAGTCATCGCAGTCATTCGGCGGCACCCAACGACAGCTACCAcagcggaggcggcggcggagtGGGAGGAGTTCCCTCGGGTGGTCCAGGCTACGGCTATAGGAGCACCAGTCCACGCAGAGGCTCACTGTCGCCACCGGACGATCGGTACATAGACTATCCAGTGCTTCCAGTACACGGCTCACCCAACGCGCCCTCTATCTATCCGGGTTCGGGTCCGAGTTCGGGCGTTGCAGCCACATCGgccacacagcagcagagaTTCCAGTCGCGCTCGGCtacagccacgcccacagGATCGCCAAAGAAGAGGCAACTGCCACAG GTGCCTCAGACATCGCGTAGCGCCATGCTGCGGGACAGGCTCGGCCAGGACTTTGACGAGCGTCTGGCCTCGGGCAGCCGCTTTGGGAGGCATCGTACACGACAGCCGCATCACCAGGCCACCTACCGGAGCACCGGAATGGGCGGCTGGGAGCGCCACTACACAGGGCTGTCTGACAGCGACCTGCACTCGATGGACGCGAGGATGCGGCCGCGGCACTCGCTGTCGCCGGACAAGGACTTTATGGGCGAGTTCGGTGACTCCGATATGGAGTCGGTGGTCAGTGTGACGTCCAGCGCCTTCTCCACGCAGTCGGAGCGGCCGCGCACCTCGCGGGGACTCAG CTTCCCCCGCAACTGGCGCAATCTCTTTGGCGTACGCAACAGCTTCTTGGGAGGTGCCACAGGCACTGGTGGCCCCGTAACTGGACTCCGGATGATGCATCCCTTGGATGCAGCCAGCCAACGTGCCAACACCATCGAGGTGGACGACTGCGACTATCTGTCGCACATGGCAGGTGGCGGCACACAacagcagctcctgctgctggagcagctCGAGCAACTGCAACATTTGGCGGCCATGGCGGCCGCCGATTCCCCACCCATTTCGGCGGGACTCGGCCACGGAGTTGGAATGGGATgcgggatggggatgggagcACCGCAACGTGTCCTGGTGACGGACGCGAATAGCGGCGAACTGGTGGAGCAGTTCTTTGTGGAGCCTGCGACAGCCGCTGAGGAGTCATCGGTCATCGATCCGCTCGATCCACTCGAACCACTCGATCCTCATGTGCATCTGCATCCGCATTCTGTCTACTATTCGCCTCATTTGTCCACCAACCACCCGTCATTTCTGACGCCCAACGACATGTTTCAACGACGGCCCAACGGACAGACACCAAccgcctccccctccgccACAGCCTTTGCTCATGCCTatccgctgccgctgccgctgcccagCTTTGAGCAATTCAAGCGCATTACCACGCCCGTCATGAATCTCTTCCGCAGCTCCTCGCCCATTCCCAATgtccacgcccacgcccatgACCACGCCCACACGGTATCCTCCTCGCCCAGCTCGTACGTGGGCTATGTGCGGGACCATCTGGACAAGAGCTGCAGCCACTGCCAGAACGGCAGCCAGCCGGTGGTGCTCTCCACGAATACGGCCCTGGCAATGCCCGGACTGACAATCGGAGCCTGTACGGATCCTTGCTGCCTGGTGGAcgcgcatccgcatccgcagcACCAACCGATCGCGTACCCGTACAGTGCGGAGCAACTGCTTCGCCGCCCCTCGCTCTCCGCCTCCATGTACCAGCCGAGCAGCTCGGAGCCCTCGCTGCCCACCATGGACCCGGCAATGTGCGGCGAGTGCGTCGACCAGCACTTCCTGGGCGGCCTCACCGGCCCCCAGGTGAACCTCGGCGCCGTGCCCACCTATCACGTGCACACGCCCACCCCGACCGCCCATCGGCGGGCCaaggcgcagctggcggcgcCTCCGTCGCTGCCCACCCAGTCCGTGCTGCGTCTGTCGCGCCAGCTGAGCGAGGACGCCCTGGTCTCCTCCATGCCCATCTCTGAGTCGACGGCCAAGGCACAGCCCACCTCGATCCTGAAAAAGCCTAAGCTCGAGCGCCGGCGCATGTTCCACGAGGGCCAGTCGCGGTCCCTGGACTACGACGACCTGCACAACAAGAGCTGGGGTCGCCGGCGCATTCGCTACGAGGATGAGGTGGCCCAACACGAGGCGGCCGCCTATCCCTATCCCCATTCCTACCCCTATCCCCATTCCTCGTCGTCGCCGGCGGAGGGACAGCTGCCCATGTCGCGGCGCTACGGGTCCGAGACGAACATCCGGCAGTCGTACATGGGCGCCAATGTGGATGTCCACAATCCGCTGAGTCACTCGCATTTCCTCGTCACCGACGACAAGATCGTGACCATCACCTACGACTCGGACGTGGGCTGGACCCGGCGCGGCGTTGCCCCATCACTCTTTCGCGGGCCGCACCGGCAGCAGAGAGGAGCCATGTCGCTGGATCTGCAGCGGACCAATCAGCAGAAGCTCTACGGCCCGGCAGCGCCGTATCTGAAGCGTCGGCGGAATTTGCCACATCCGCCTAGTGCACAGAATGCGCACAACTTCTCGCCCATGGAGGCACGGGACGGTGGATCGACGGGGATGGACTATACACTGCCGCAGCATGGTGGCGAGCAGCGGGGCAGCGGTAACATCGGAATCGGAGTCGGAAACGGtagcgggggcgggggcggtggtCCACACAACACCAACAATATTAACAGTTACAGTAACAGTACCACACTCAACCAATCACACCACCAGAATCACACCACAATCACCAACCACCACAatagccaacaacaacaagcgaGTAGTGTTAGTGTTAGTCAAAGTCACaacaaaaaagggaaagaagGCATCAACGCTATCGGCGGAACGATGGCATCATCGGAGCAACAGACGAAATCTAGTAGTGGGAGCGGTGGTGCAAcatctgctgccgccgctgctggcAATGTCGTCCTCGGTGGTAATAATGCTAATAAtgcttcttcttcctcttttgCAAATCCCCCACAACAACATCATGGTGTCGCCAATCAACCAATTACAACAAATGCATCacccaacaccaacaccaataCGAACACCAACATTAACAACTATAACAATTACAtgaacaataacaacaacaacaacaaccgtgcccaatcatcatcaacaacaccacaccaacaacaacaaaacaccaATTCAACAACACCAATGAACACAACAACGAATGACGTTAACAACTTGACTCATGACGCAACAAATcccacacaacaacaacaacaaaatacatgcaCAAATCTCATCAacaatacaacaacaacaatcacaacttcaacaacaacaacaaacacatcGTCGAATGCAACGAATGCGgcgacaacaacgacgacaacgacaacaacttcaacaacaacaactgcaacaaatgCTACAACAACTGCCACAAATCCAACaacgaatacaaatacaaataatacgAACGATACAAacgcaacaacaacgaacGCAAATGCCGATGCGGATGCGGACGCGGATGCTCCGCTCGATGCCATCGACTGGGATGCTATCGATGCCATGTTGGATGACGACTTCAGCGAGTACGACAAGGACAAGAACGGTCCTGAGGGCGGTGCCAAATCCACAGAAGGTGGCACCGGGGGAGAAGATAAAGCTG ATGGAAGCCAATCGGATACCGCTAATGATCGGAAGAAAGGCGGCACCGTGGACCAGGAACGCTCGCCAAAGGGCGGCAGCGGTATGGGCAAGAAATCCAATTCCACCTCCCAGCTGTCCGCAACAG GTCGTAAAAGACGTATGGGCTTTGGAAAGAAGGGTAAGAACTCGTTCACGGTGCATCGCAGCGAAGAGGTGCTGCCCGGTGATATCACGCGCGAGCTgcgcggtggcggtggcgttgGCGTCGGTGGTGCCGCTGGTGGTGCCAGCGGTACGGCCGGAGGCGTTGGCGGTGGCCTCTCGCGTGGCTCGTCCTCGGAGGCGGACCCCATTGAGCAGTTTTTCGGCGATGGCGCCGGTGGGGAAAG ATTCTCTCCCTCGTTGCGCAATGATGGAGCCCTCAATGAGTTTGTCGAGGGCCTGGGACCAGGACAACTGGTGGGTCGCCAGGTGCTTGGTGCTCCCTCACTGGGCGACATCCAGCTATCGATGTGCCATCAGAAGGGCTTTCTAGAGGTGGAGGTCATTCGAGCCAGAGGGTTGACG CAAAAACCCTCATCGAAGATGCTGCCCGCTCCATATGTGAAGGTGTATCTGGTGTCGGGAAAGAACTGCGTGGACAAGATGAAGACTTCGACGGCGCGTCGCACCCTGGACCCGCTCTACCAGCAGCAGTTGGTGTTCAAGCACTCCTACGCTGGTTGCATACTCCAG ATAACCGTTTGGGGCGACTACGGGCGCATCGAGAAGAAAGTGTTTATGGGCGTCGCTCAGATAATGCTCGACGATCTGAATCTGTCAAATATCGTGATCGGCTGGTATAAGCTCTTTGGCACCACCTCACTGGTCAGTTGCTCTTCTATAGGTTTAGGCTCTAGGCGCTCATCGTTAGCATCACTCGATTCACTCAAACTCTAG